The stretch of DNA ACCGAAGCCATCAAGCTAAATTTCAAAGCGCTAAACCCGGTGGAAGGGGTAAAAAAGATCTTCAGCATGCGCACGGTAAAAGAGCTGGTGAAATCAGTTTGCTATCTCATTGTATTTGCAGTGACCTGCTATAGCCTGATTCACAACGACCTTCGCCAGGCATTAACGCTTTATCGGACCGATATAGCCGGGCTTATTGCTTGTTGGGTTTCGCTGACGCTGAAGGCCGTGCTGGTGTTTATCGGCTGGTCTGTTTTTGTGCTGATTGCAGATTTTATTGTTGAATATTTTCTCCATTTCAAAGATCTCAAAATGGATAAACATGAGGTCAAACAGGAGCGTAAAGAGAGCGACGGCAATCCACAGATTAAAAGTGCCAGACGGCGAGCGCACCAGGAGATACTTTCCGGGGAGGAAATGGCGGCGGTCAGAAATTCCGAGGTAGTGATGGCGAACCCAACGCATATCGCGATGGCGATCTATTTTAACCCGGAAGTGGCATCGCTGCCCTTTATTGCCCTGCGTTGCACCAACATGAAAGCCAAAGCGGCGATTGCCTATGCGGAAAAAATCGGCGTGCCGGTAGTACGCAATATTCCGCTTACCCGCAGGCTGTATCGCACCTACAGCCAGTACAGCTTCATTTCGCTAAATGATGATGTGCTGATTGACGTTATGGACATTCTTATCTGGCTGCGTCAGGTCGAAGCCGCGGGCATGACCCAAATGGCGGTGGCCGACGTGGAGGCCGAATCTACATTACCGGAAAGTCAGCAACCGCCAACGGACCAATCGTAGCAGACACCTGTGCGGTTTTTTTGTATTAACTACCGGGGCACAACAGTATGATGACTATATCTTCTTCACTGTTCGCCTTTGGGTTAATTGGCTGTTTTTAGATGTTAACAAATAATAAGGAAAGAGGCTGCAATGGCTAATAAAAATATGTTGGATTTACTCAGCGACGAAGAAGAATTTAAAAGTGATGAGCAACTCGATGCTTATGCTGAAAGCCTGCTGGATGCCATTCAAAACGGGGCGACGCTTAAGGATGTCTATGCCGTACCTAATGACACCATGCAGGACGTTTATAAGCTGGCTTACGATTTTTATCATCATGGAAAGTTGGACGATGCAGAGTCTTTGTTCCGTTTTCTGTGCATTTATGATTTCTATAACCCTGAATATGCAATGGGTCTTGCGGCGGTCTATCAGCTTAAAAAGAATTATGCCAAAGCTATCGAATTTTATGCACTTGCTTATTCCTTATCTAAAGAAGACTTCAGGCCAATGTTTTATGCCGGTCAATGTAACCTGATGCTGCGACAGAGTGTACAGGCTCGTAAATGCTTCGATATTGTTATTAGCAGGTGTAAAGACGCGTTATTAAGTGAAAAGGCGAAAGCCTACATTTCCGCGCTTAATAAAATAAATAATGACAAGACCGATACTCCTGAAGAGGAGAAACTTAATGAGGAATAATAATGGAGATAATCAGGCAGGTGGCGCGGCCAGTCATTCTGGAGCAAGCGACCCAAGAGCCGGTAGACCAACATCAGGCGGGGATGGAAGCCGGCGATGTTGAGTTAAAAAAACAAACCACACAGGCAAAACGCCTCGGCAATGCGGAGTTAAAGAGTCATCCGCAGCTGAATTCTGTTAAGGGTGCGCTGCAAACCCTGCAGCCCGATCAACTGCTCAAACTGTTGAAATCGACTATCAATACCGTCAACGGGAATACCCCCAGGACGAACTTAGATAACCAGGACATACCTCAGCTTAAATCTCCGGTGAGCCGCGAGCCCGCCACGGCAAAAAGCGGCAGCGAAGCGAAGCTTTCTGCTTCGGCCTGGGCGACGGCATTGCTCGGGAAAGTCATGCAGCTCACGAATGAAACGTCGATGAGTAACCTGCTCGCCCAGCTGCAAGGCATCAACGCCATGATGGATGGTGCCGCGAATGCCTATTCCGAGATGGCAGCCCAGTTAGAGCAGCAGGGGACGCAGTGGGCCAGCGATGCTGATGCGCTTAAAGCTGCGCAACAGCAGGCGGATGCGCTTTCACAGGATGTCGGAAAGGCCCAATCTGCGCTTGATGACGCGCAACGAAAATTAGCGGCGCTTGAGGCCGAAGCCGCTAAACAAGACCCGGTTTCTGAAGAACTGCAGGGCAAAATTGATGCTGCTAAAACGGCGGTGAACGCTGCGCAGGCTAACCTCACCCAGGCCACAACCACCTATAACAACTTTGCTAATAAGACGTTGAATCCTGCAATAGCTGCGGAGAAAAGCTCCCGTTCGGCATTAGATGCGACGCAGGCTAAGTCGCAGAAAATGGTTGATTCGTTCAGCCCGCAACAGCAAAGCACCATTGAACAGCGGCGTAAGGAGGCAGATGCAGAGTCTAAAACCCTGACGTTCCTCATGGCCCTGATGGCGCAGCTGATTAACAAAAGTTCCAGCGACGATCTTCAGGCGTCCGCGGAGCTGAAGCAGAAATTGGCGGAAGCGGCGGCCAAGGATGCGGAGAAAAAGGCCAAGGAATACGAAGAGGAAGTGCGTAAAGCTGAAGAAATGCAGAAGACGATGGGCTGCATTGGCAAGGTTTTGGGCTGGATTGTTACGGCGGTAAGCTTTGCCGCTGCGGCATTCACCGGTGGCGCTTCTTTGGCACTGGCGGCCGTTGGGCTAGCGCTGGCCATTGGTGATGAGATAAGCCAGGCCGTGACCGGCCGTTCGTTTATGGCCGATGCGATGCAGCCGCTGATGGATGCGATCGTGAAACCGCTGATGGAGATGATGGGCAAAATATTCTCAGCCATTCTTCAATCCTTCGGGGTCGATAAAGACACGGCAGATATGGTGGGACAAATCCTCGGCGCGATCGCGGCGGCGGCGGTACTTGTCGCCGGTGTAATGGTGGCGGGTAGCGTGATGAGCAAAGTTTTTGGCACGGTGATGAAAAAGATTGGTGTCGACGTGGCAGAAGAAGCCAGCAAGACGATGGCCAAAAATGTTGCTGTTGAAGTGGAAAAAGAGGTCGTTAAGGACGTCACCAAAAACGTGGTGCGCACCGCGGTGAAGGAAGTTGCGGAAGAGGTAGCGCAAGAAGTGGCTGAAAAAGCCACAAAATCGACCATGCAAAAATTGATGGACAGTGCCATCGGCCAGGTTATTAAGCGGCTAAGCAAAGGTTTTGGCCGTTCATTGGGTGCGGACGAGCTGCAAATGGCCAAGGTGTCTAATTACAGCCAGAAGGCTGTGGTGGGTCTGAGTGTGGTCAATACCTCAAGCCAGGCGGCTGTCGGGATTGTTGCGGCCAGTATGCTGCTGGAAGCGTCGAAGATCAGAGCTGAAATGATGAAGGACGCAGCGCTTCAGGATTTACTTAACGAAATGATGAATCGCGCCATCGATAGCTTTACCCATCGAATGGAATCGGTCAGTGAGATTGTGCGCAATATCTCAACGGTTGCGGAAAACCAGGCGCAGGCCGGTAAATATATTACTAAACAGATGAGTGCAGTTGCCGGATAAACGGCGGGACTATTATTACCCGCAATAATATAAAGGAGTTTTATTAATTATGTCCGATCCAATTATTGGTACTGGTGCGTCAGAACGTTATTTACGCGTGCAGGACGTTCAGACCGAAACAAAAAGTGTTGTTATTCAGGAAGAGAAAAGAAATGTCCTGGACATGTCCGATCTCGCCAAAAAAGAGGGCATGCTGTCGTTGATGATGGAAAAACAGAGTCTGCGTACCGATACGACTCAGGCATCATCTGCGGCACAGAAACGCAAAGGGGGAGATATTGAAACTGATACCCCGGCTAAAACGGTGAAATTATC from Cedecea neteri encodes:
- the sicA gene encoding type III secretion system translocator chaperone SicA produces the protein MANKNMLDLLSDEEEFKSDEQLDAYAESLLDAIQNGATLKDVYAVPNDTMQDVYKLAYDFYHHGKLDDAESLFRFLCIYDFYNPEYAMGLAAVYQLKKNYAKAIEFYALAYSLSKEDFRPMFYAGQCNLMLRQSVQARKCFDIVISRCKDALLSEKAKAYISALNKINNDKTDTPEEEKLNEE
- a CDS encoding EscU/YscU/HrcU family type III secretion system export apparatus switch protein gives rise to the protein MAEKTEQPTSKKRRDSSKKGQTFKSKDLITTVILLAGIFYLAYGMSFSDFTQFYSMTLLYSTQIGINDFLMGLMRIFFLLSLPFIALCALVGMAATLLQTGFSIATEAIKLNFKALNPVEGVKKIFSMRTVKELVKSVCYLIVFAVTCYSLIHNDLRQALTLYRTDIAGLIACWVSLTLKAVLVFIGWSVFVLIADFIVEYFLHFKDLKMDKHEVKQERKESDGNPQIKSARRRAHQEILSGEEMAAVRNSEVVMANPTHIAMAIYFNPEVASLPFIALRCTNMKAKAAIAYAEKIGVPVVRNIPLTRRLYRTYSQYSFISLNDDVLIDVMDILIWLRQVEAAGMTQMAVADVEAESTLPESQQPPTDQS
- the sctE gene encoding type III secretion system translocon subunit SctE, with protein sequence MEIIRQVARPVILEQATQEPVDQHQAGMEAGDVELKKQTTQAKRLGNAELKSHPQLNSVKGALQTLQPDQLLKLLKSTINTVNGNTPRTNLDNQDIPQLKSPVSREPATAKSGSEAKLSASAWATALLGKVMQLTNETSMSNLLAQLQGINAMMDGAANAYSEMAAQLEQQGTQWASDADALKAAQQQADALSQDVGKAQSALDDAQRKLAALEAEAAKQDPVSEELQGKIDAAKTAVNAAQANLTQATTTYNNFANKTLNPAIAAEKSSRSALDATQAKSQKMVDSFSPQQQSTIEQRRKEADAESKTLTFLMALMAQLINKSSSDDLQASAELKQKLAEAAAKDAEKKAKEYEEEVRKAEEMQKTMGCIGKVLGWIVTAVSFAAAAFTGGASLALAAVGLALAIGDEISQAVTGRSFMADAMQPLMDAIVKPLMEMMGKIFSAILQSFGVDKDTADMVGQILGAIAAAAVLVAGVMVAGSVMSKVFGTVMKKIGVDVAEEASKTMAKNVAVEVEKEVVKDVTKNVVRTAVKEVAEEVAQEVAEKATKSTMQKLMDSAIGQVIKRLSKGFGRSLGADELQMAKVSNYSQKAVVGLSVVNTSSQAAVGIVAASMLLEASKIRAEMMKDAALQDLLNEMMNRAIDSFTHRMESVSEIVRNISTVAENQAQAGKYITKQMSAVAG